In the genome of Methanobrevibacter thaueri, one region contains:
- a CDS encoding Ig-like domain repeat protein, whose protein sequence is MVMILAISAVSAADINDTSDSAIQAVDEAPIEEVASEDVDALAVTDNTDVLADVGDKNFTQLQAEIDQSTTGMVNLQSNYIRAEGESDIVINKNFNIFGNDAYTIDAKNLGGIFKINSGCSVLLNNVILTNGNGINGGAIYNEGTVNIMSSTLTANNASLGGAIYNTGIATISGSTLTENTADKGGAVYSTGTLVVDGTNFNENVATYRGGAVYNEGNFEATGSTFDGNDITFRSANDDNGGAAIYNNGGTTNLDNVKVINNIKDIVYRAGNAGDFINAAIVSTSRLYIINSYIANNSGSWGGGVYVTGNETFTVTNTVFEGNVATFGAAIYDEGTSIIVENCNFTDNRCEGVGSPGTANTQAAAILVMGSTSSAIISNSRFNRNIAKVGGAVSISRAGDVLIDDCEFVENTGYSEGGAIYNYAADGATVTVKDSTFVDNDAPFGSAISNDADLELSGNTITGASPAPIANYYGTIESELFVNILQGQTVVTILPTNEITAYITDDNGNAIIDKNLVLLVGGDEVAIVYDKTTGTHTATYTFTNPGSYEVTAKDYDAAHTTAATIIFESPLSSLQALIDANTNGTLNLTYGFSYLENHDSAIKDTGVVISKDITLNGNGVIIDGANVSRLFTVADGVTLTLNNMIITNGAAEKGAGVYVNSGAKLMADSVNFINNTAVKRGGAIYSEGNVLVGDCLFDSNDITFRTANDDNGGAAIYNLNGVLTVYRSNITNNLKNITIRSGNNGDLLVGVVVTTGDTFIIDSYFANNTGSWGGAISSLGYMNTNPYTLNVIDTTFEGNNATFGGAIFVESSNLKVDNCTFENNKGVGVGSTGTSNTHGGAIVVFPTGASANISDSTFIGNSANAGGAVSFAGVDGDTTVDNCTFINNAANDGGAVYLWTQGDATVTVENSEFEGNTAGWGSAISTEGTLKLSNNTIAGDATAIGNWDGSITSELIVTVLDAETHTFIEDVNLYAVVTDDNGNLIEDNTLKFYIDELATSYGAVYNSTSGRYERSVAITTPGTYTVTVTSDSNNLTITTGTIVVIKKGSFTDLQYQLDNLEGNTFELPYDFTYNETVDSALVNGIVLDQGISIDGKGYTISGNNQARVFNVTSNMIMLSNMTIRDGKADKGAGLYINKGEMFMAENVNFINNTATYRGGAIYTEGLVGIDGCVIDSNDITYRASNDDNGGAAIYNNGGIVYINNTAVTNNLKDIVIRDGNDGHLINAVIFNFGGAVIINNSYVANNTGSWGAGIYQNNGSVLEAYNTVFEGNNATFGSAIYNEGGMLTVDNCTFNDNAAVGIGSSGTAETQGAAILVMSEGSSATITNSKFNRNTAKLGGAVSLAGVGEDSIIDNCTFTDNVADISGGAVYLWSDTADLEIADSTFTGNSAVDGGAVYYSSHSDLTVTGSNFTNNTANYGGAIENEGYGDLAVDNSKFVENEAAVSGGAIISSGNASVTNSVFNDNEAAVANTNAIYLWNYNTLALSNNVITGSTDAQILAKGGTTIITPLKVRILDNGTYNIHMSPYTLNATVTDMDGNLIVDNAFRFVVGDTIVEGIEINATTGVYSAVFTPSETGTFVVSANLEDASEIETATLNIFRTLTDLANLVEAANSGDTIVLDGDYTYNPEFDSAIVDGIVINKVLTIDGNGSTISGNGQARIFNVTSDKFTLNNATLRDAKAEKGAAVYVGATGNLFAGTVNFINNTATYRGGAIYSEGLVDVNNCVFDSNDITFRTANADNGGAAIYNLKGTLVINNTNITNNLKDIVIRDGNNGDLLDGVVVTSGETYIKDSYFANNTGSYGGAISSLGYMNTEPYSLTVVNTKFEGNNATFGGAIFVESSKLNVENCTFENNKGVGVGSSGTSNTQGGAIVVHPSGSSATITDSTFIANSANLGGAVSLPGVDAASIIDNCTFINNTASSDGGAVYFWTNAATVTVSDSDFIGNTAPYGGAVENEGYGDLVVDGCTFVENTASLKGGAIISSGSASVTNSVFNDNEAQADTNAIYLWYPNTTLALLNNTITGDAVQIYVKAGIDVLAALNATFLCNQTVPAELGDTFTLNATLTDEKGNSIYDADFRFSVNGETIDEITFDETTGLYTVDYTIKTAGPKVISTNYNLAGLVKYIGILDIPKANVTEFTVEVRFDSIPVGENVTIYVTLLGVNGEGLNETFNVIVNNTEYPVTVANGTGSFNVSGLASGHYSALGIFPGNDNYNGAYATEIFTVLYPDPILNVTSEDITYGEDAVINITLTEADGTPLDGRVGITVGGIFSLDVTIAGFASITVPNLPANETGWAIGVFYHGDEDHLNVWNDTETVKVAKATPTVDITGPSDINIGENADFKATIDAKADVYALNIWVDGVEYIVMGPGEWDSNVAEFMITSDWLPEARDYNITVQFIGNENYTASENVSQILTVNKIDVGNVIQISGSTVTYGENATVTVELPMDAEGNVTVIIPDVGTFNATVEGGLAVVEIPGLGAGLYELFAVEYSGDNRYASHTGMATVEVKQAKSSVEIKPIAEVTYGNNVTIRYTVLNATTIKINVAYGGLVPVCYVTFDANVSKYDGSLVLSNLAAGEYFVVVENDGNDNYTFSAAPAEFTVNKAEPTMQTEIRPNIKAGDANVVVQVVLPENATGKVMLLIDGEPTNQMGYDLINGTVNITVPADFVNAGKRSYYVIYDGDDNYTSAYDLKSFEVSKADPMVIIAVIPDINNKEPDAVSIFVGNITGGLTVARATGQILIEGYGLARLEDLENGIYNLELIDIVPGDYEIKVTYLGDDNFNNATNSTKFTVPKRAATVELTNVTANILGGQNATFTVNMNPDSANGNVTIYINGTEYATVVLDDEYANATVSIPGLGKGTHTIGVKYNGNDHYNASEVVNTTVTVEKAGSKVTIDPIDNVTFGHTVEISYTVENETTVTYSVVNESGVEQTYQIKDGKLVLSGLSVGNYTVTITNAENNMFTGDSATAKFTVSENPTFDFNVNFPENSTDTVFSISVPEDAGGYLLVDIDGQHYYAPVENGTASISIPGLAPGNYTATVSYTGDGKYDNATITKEVTVPSNLPEDALTIPENGDTETPTTYSISLPADATGFLIVDVDGTKYVAALENGSASVTVPALSEGQHNVTVTYTGDDKYSSASKSTTLNVKKPVYKITNNKNVKAVYSAKAYYKVLVTKDGKAVGAGEKVTIKYNGKTYTVKTDSKGYATLKLNTKVKVKKYTITAEYKGVKVTNKVTIKHVIKAKNKKVKKSKKVTKVKITLKKVNGKVLKAKKLKVKFKGKKYTVKTNKKGVATWKVKKSMLKKLKVGKKYKYKVTYGKDVVTKKLTIKK, encoded by the coding sequence ATGGTAATGATATTAGCAATTTCTGCTGTTTCTGCAGCAGATATTAATGATACTTCAGACTCAGCCATACAGGCTGTAGATGAAGCTCCTATTGAAGAGGTGGCTTCAGAAGACGTTGACGCACTCGCGGTAACGGACAACACAGACGTATTGGCTGATGTCGGTGATAAGAATTTCACCCAACTTCAAGCAGAAATCGATCAATCAACTACCGGAATGGTAAACCTCCAATCTAACTATATTAGAGCAGAAGGGGAATCCGATATTGTAATCAACAAGAACTTCAATATCTTCGGTAACGATGCATACACAATCGATGCAAAGAATTTAGGTGGAATTTTCAAGATTAATTCAGGATGCTCTGTACTTTTAAATAATGTCATCCTGACTAATGGTAATGGAATAAACGGTGGAGCTATTTACAATGAGGGTACTGTTAATATTATGAGTTCAACATTAACAGCTAATAACGCTTCCCTCGGTGGTGCTATTTATAACACTGGCATCGCCACAATATCTGGTTCTACCTTAACTGAAAACACTGCTGATAAAGGTGGAGCGGTATACTCTACCGGAACATTAGTGGTTGACGGAACTAACTTTAATGAAAACGTCGCTACCTATCGCGGTGGTGCCGTTTATAATGAAGGAAACTTTGAAGCGACAGGCTCCACTTTTGACGGAAACGACATCACTTTCCGTTCTGCAAACGATGATAACGGTGGAGCAGCAATCTACAACAATGGCGGAACAACTAATTTAGATAATGTCAAGGTCATCAACAACATTAAGGACATAGTCTATCGTGCAGGAAATGCTGGAGACTTTATCAATGCGGCAATTGTTTCCACAAGCCGTCTCTACATCATAAACTCCTACATCGCAAACAACAGCGGATCTTGGGGTGGAGGAGTATATGTAACAGGTAACGAAACATTCACAGTAACCAATACAGTATTTGAAGGCAATGTAGCCACTTTCGGTGCTGCAATCTATGATGAAGGCACATCTATTATTGTGGAAAACTGTAATTTCACTGATAATCGCTGTGAAGGTGTAGGAAGTCCGGGAACAGCTAATACTCAAGCTGCAGCCATATTGGTCATGGGTTCTACTTCTAGTGCAATCATTAGTAACTCCAGATTCAATAGAAACATTGCTAAAGTTGGTGGAGCCGTAAGTATAAGTAGGGCTGGGGATGTATTAATCGATGACTGTGAATTCGTTGAAAACACAGGTTACAGCGAAGGTGGAGCAATCTACAACTATGCAGCTGATGGCGCTACTGTAACCGTAAAAGATTCTACATTTGTTGACAATGATGCTCCATTTGGTAGTGCCATTTCCAATGACGCTGATTTGGAATTATCTGGAAATACAATTACTGGCGCTAGTCCCGCACCAATAGCTAACTATTATGGTACTATCGAATCAGAACTATTTGTTAACATTTTACAAGGTCAAACTGTCGTTACTATCCTACCAACCAATGAGATAACTGCTTATATTACTGATGACAATGGAAATGCAATTATTGATAAAAATCTTGTTTTATTAGTTGGTGGCGACGAAGTTGCTATCGTTTATGATAAAACTACTGGAACTCACACAGCTACCTACACTTTCACAAACCCAGGTAGTTATGAAGTAACTGCAAAAGATTATGATGCGGCTCACACTACCGCTGCCACTATAATATTTGAAAGTCCATTAAGCTCATTACAAGCTTTAATTGATGCTAATACTAATGGAACTCTTAATTTAACTTACGGATTCAGTTACCTTGAAAATCATGATTCCGCAATTAAGGACACTGGTGTTGTAATAAGCAAAGACATCACTCTTAACGGTAATGGAGTAATTATTGATGGTGCTAATGTATCCAGATTATTCACTGTTGCTGATGGTGTAACTCTTACATTAAATAATATGATTATTACTAATGGTGCTGCTGAAAAAGGTGCTGGTGTTTATGTTAACAGTGGTGCTAAGTTAATGGCTGATAGTGTTAACTTTATCAATAACACTGCTGTAAAACGTGGTGGAGCAATTTACTCTGAAGGTAATGTACTGGTTGGGGATTGTCTATTTGACAGCAACGACATCACTTTCCGTACAGCAAACGATGATAACGGTGGAGCAGCAATATACAACTTAAACGGTGTTTTAACTGTTTACCGCTCCAATATTACCAATAACCTTAAAAACATCACTATCCGTAGTGGTAATAATGGTGATTTATTAGTTGGTGTCGTTGTAACTACCGGTGATACTTTTATTATAGATTCTTACTTTGCAAACAACACTGGATCATGGGGTGGAGCAATAAGTTCCCTAGGATACATGAACACTAATCCTTACACTTTAAATGTAATTGATACTACATTTGAAGGAAACAACGCTACATTCGGTGGTGCAATCTTTGTAGAATCCTCAAACTTAAAAGTCGATAACTGTACCTTTGAAAACAACAAAGGTGTAGGTGTTGGAAGTACTGGCACTTCTAATACTCATGGTGGAGCTATTGTAGTATTCCCTACTGGCGCTTCAGCAAACATCAGCGATTCTACTTTCATTGGCAACTCTGCTAATGCGGGTGGTGCTGTAAGTTTTGCTGGCGTTGACGGTGATACCACTGTAGATAATTGTACATTCATCAATAACGCTGCTAATGACGGTGGAGCAGTATATCTCTGGACTCAAGGAGATGCCACCGTAACTGTAGAAAACTCCGAATTTGAAGGAAACACTGCTGGTTGGGGTAGTGCTATTTCAACTGAAGGTACTTTAAAATTATCTAATAACACTATTGCCGGTGATGCTACTGCAATAGGTAACTGGGACGGTTCAATTACTTCTGAATTAATTGTTACAGTTTTAGATGCCGAAACTCATACTTTTATCGAAGATGTAAATTTATATGCTGTTGTCACTGATGACAATGGTAATTTAATTGAAGATAATACTTTAAAATTCTACATTGATGAATTGGCTACATCTTATGGTGCTGTTTACAATTCAACATCCGGCAGATATGAAAGGTCAGTTGCCATTACAACTCCTGGAACCTACACTGTCACTGTCACATCCGATTCAAATAACTTAACCATTACAACAGGCACAATTGTTGTAATCAAGAAAGGTTCATTCACAGACTTGCAATATCAACTTGACAATCTTGAAGGAAACACATTTGAATTACCATACGACTTCACTTACAACGAAACAGTCGATTCCGCTTTAGTAAATGGTATTGTACTTGACCAAGGAATTTCCATCGACGGTAAAGGTTACACAATCAGCGGTAACAATCAAGCCAGAGTCTTCAATGTTACTTCAAACATGATAATGTTATCAAACATGACAATTCGTGACGGTAAAGCCGATAAAGGTGCGGGACTATACATCAATAAAGGTGAAATGTTCATGGCCGAAAATGTCAACTTCATCAATAACACCGCTACCTACCGTGGTGGAGCCATTTACACTGAAGGTTTAGTGGGCATTGATGGTTGCGTAATTGACAGCAATGACATTACTTACCGTGCCTCAAATGATGATAACGGTGGAGCCGCTATCTACAACAATGGCGGAATTGTATATATCAATAATACTGCTGTCACAAATAACTTGAAAGACATTGTTATCCGTGATGGAAATGATGGTCACTTAATCAATGCTGTGATTTTTAATTTTGGCGGAGCTGTAATAATCAACAACTCTTACGTTGCAAACAACACAGGTTCTTGGGGAGCTGGAATATATCAGAACAATGGGTCTGTATTAGAAGCTTATAATACAGTATTTGAAGGAAATAATGCTACCTTCGGTTCAGCAATTTACAATGAAGGCGGAATGCTCACTGTTGATAATTGTACCTTCAATGATAATGCCGCTGTAGGAATAGGTAGCTCAGGCACAGCTGAAACTCAAGGAGCAGCAATATTGGTTATGTCCGAGGGTTCATCCGCAACAATTACCAATTCCAAATTCAATAGAAACACAGCTAAACTTGGTGGTGCTGTAAGTCTTGCCGGCGTTGGTGAAGATTCCATTATTGACAATTGTACTTTCACTGACAACGTTGCAGATATTAGTGGTGGTGCTGTATACCTCTGGTCTGATACTGCTGATTTAGAAATTGCTGATTCAACATTTACTGGTAACTCTGCTGTAGATGGTGGTGCTGTATACTACTCTAGTCACTCTGATTTAACTGTTACCGGTTCAAACTTCACTAATAACACTGCTAATTATGGTGGTGCTATTGAAAACGAAGGTTACGGTGACTTGGCAGTTGACAATTCTAAGTTTGTTGAAAATGAGGCTGCTGTATCTGGTGGTGCAATTATTTCCAGTGGTAACGCTAGTGTTACAAATTCAGTATTCAATGATAATGAAGCTGCTGTTGCTAACACAAATGCTATTTATCTTTGGAATTATAATACATTAGCATTGTCTAATAATGTTATTACTGGCAGTACTGATGCACAAATTTTAGCCAAAGGCGGCACTACTATAATTACTCCATTAAAAGTTAGAATTTTAGATAATGGCACTTATAATATCCATATGAGTCCTTACACTCTCAATGCTACTGTAACCGATATGGATGGAAATCTAATTGTTGATAATGCATTTAGATTTGTTGTAGGCGACACAATTGTAGAAGGCATTGAAATTAATGCTACTACTGGTGTTTACAGTGCTGTATTTACTCCTAGTGAAACAGGTACTTTTGTTGTATCTGCAAATCTTGAAGATGCTAGTGAAATCGAAACCGCTACCCTTAACATTTTCAGAACCTTAACTGATTTAGCTAACTTAGTGGAAGCTGCTAATTCTGGCGACACCATCGTATTGGATGGAGATTACACATACAACCCAGAATTCGATTCAGCTATTGTTGACGGTATTGTAATCAATAAAGTGTTAACCATTGACGGTAACGGATCAACTATTAGTGGTAACGGCCAAGCTAGAATATTTAATGTAACTTCCGATAAATTTACTTTAAATAATGCAACACTTCGCGATGCAAAAGCCGAAAAAGGTGCCGCAGTTTATGTAGGTGCTACAGGCAATCTCTTTGCAGGCACTGTCAACTTCATTAACAACACTGCTACCTACCGTGGTGGAGCAATCTACTCAGAAGGTTTAGTAGATGTTAATAATTGTGTATTTGACAGCAACGACATCACTTTCCGTACAGCAAACGCTGACAACGGCGGAGCAGCAATCTACAACTTAAAAGGCACTCTAGTCATTAATAACACTAACATTACCAACAACCTTAAAGACATCGTCATTCGTGACGGAAACAACGGTGACTTATTAGATGGTGTTGTAGTGACTTCCGGTGAAACTTACATTAAAGATTCTTACTTTGCAAACAACACTGGATCTTATGGTGGAGCAATAAGCTCACTCGGATACATGAACACAGAACCATATAGTTTAACTGTTGTGAATACTAAATTTGAAGGAAACAACGCTACATTCGGTGGTGCAATCTTCGTAGAATCCTCAAAATTAAATGTTGAAAACTGTACCTTTGAAAACAACAAAGGTGTAGGTGTAGGAAGCTCAGGAACCTCCAATACTCAAGGAGGAGCAATTGTTGTTCATCCTTCCGGATCTTCTGCTACAATCACTGATTCTACTTTCATTGCTAACTCTGCTAACCTTGGTGGAGCTGTAAGCCTTCCTGGCGTTGATGCTGCTTCCATAATTGACAACTGTACTTTCATCAACAACACCGCATCTTCTGATGGTGGTGCTGTATACTTCTGGACTAATGCTGCTACTGTAACAGTTAGCGATTCAGACTTTATCGGCAACACTGCTCCTTATGGTGGTGCTGTTGAAAACGAAGGCTATGGTGATTTAGTAGTTGACGGTTGTACCTTTGTTGAAAACACCGCATCTTTAAAAGGTGGGGCAATTATTTCCAGTGGAAGCGCTAGTGTTACAAATTCAGTATTTAATGATAATGAAGCTCAAGCAGATACCAATGCAATATATCTTTGGTATCCAAACACTACATTAGCATTATTAAACAACACAATCACTGGTGATGCAGTACAAATATATGTTAAAGCTGGAATTGATGTTCTTGCTGCATTAAATGCTACATTCCTATGCAATCAAACTGTTCCTGCAGAATTAGGAGATACTTTCACTCTCAATGCTACATTGACTGATGAAAAAGGCAATTCCATTTATGATGCCGATTTCAGATTCTCAGTCAACGGAGAAACCATTGACGAAATTACCTTTGATGAAACTACCGGATTGTACACTGTAGACTACACTATTAAAACAGCTGGTCCAAAAGTTATTTCAACCAATTATAATTTGGCTGGCTTAGTAAAATACATCGGTATCTTAGATATTCCAAAAGCAAACGTAACAGAATTCACTGTTGAAGTCAGATTCGATTCAATCCCAGTGGGCGAAAACGTTACCATATACGTAACTTTATTAGGCGTCAATGGTGAAGGATTGAATGAAACATTCAATGTCATTGTAAACAACACAGAATACCCTGTAACCGTTGCTAACGGAACCGGTTCATTCAACGTATCCGGATTGGCTTCTGGCCACTATTCCGCTTTAGGAATCTTCCCAGGCAATGACAATTATAATGGTGCTTACGCTACCGAGATATTCACTGTACTCTATCCTGACCCAATCTTGAATGTGACCTCTGAGGACATCACCTACGGTGAAGATGCTGTCATCAACATTACTTTAACTGAAGCTGACGGCACTCCATTGGATGGTAGGGTAGGCATTACTGTCGGCGGTATATTCTCCTTAGACGTTACCATTGCAGGTTTCGCCTCAATAACTGTTCCTAATTTACCTGCCAATGAAACTGGTTGGGCTATTGGGGTATTCTATCATGGCGATGAAGATCATTTGAACGTATGGAATGACACTGAAACAGTTAAGGTGGCCAAAGCAACTCCTACCGTTGATATTACTGGTCCATCTGACATTAATATAGGTGAAAATGCTGATTTCAAAGCCACTATTGATGCTAAAGCTGATGTATATGCTTTAAACATTTGGGTTGATGGAGTGGAATATATTGTAATGGGTCCTGGAGAATGGGATTCAAATGTTGCGGAATTCATGATAACTTCCGATTGGTTACCTGAAGCACGTGACTACAATATTACAGTTCAATTCATTGGAAACGAAAACTACACAGCATCCGAAAACGTTTCACAAATACTCACAGTAAATAAAATAGATGTAGGAAACGTTATCCAAATTTCAGGAAGCACTGTTACCTATGGTGAAAACGCTACTGTAACTGTTGAACTTCCAATGGATGCAGAAGGTAATGTGACCGTAATTATTCCAGATGTAGGAACATTCAACGCTACTGTTGAAGGCGGATTGGCTGTTGTAGAAATCCCAGGATTAGGCGCTGGCCTTTATGAGTTGTTCGCTGTAGAATACTCTGGTGATAACAGATATGCTTCTCACACTGGCATGGCCACTGTTGAAGTAAAACAAGCCAAATCATCCGTTGAAATTAAACCTATTGCTGAAGTTACCTATGGAAATAATGTAACTATTAGATACACAGTTTTAAACGCAACTACTATAAAAATTAATGTTGCTTATGGAGGATTAGTACCAGTTTGTTATGTTACTTTTGACGCTAATGTCAGTAAATACGATGGTTCCCTTGTATTGTCTAACTTAGCCGCTGGCGAATATTTTGTTGTAGTCGAAAATGATGGTAATGATAACTACACTTTCAGTGCTGCTCCTGCAGAATTCACTGTCAATAAGGCAGAACCTACAATGCAAACCGAAATCCGCCCAAATATTAAGGCCGGTGATGCAAATGTTGTAGTTCAAGTGGTTTTACCTGAAAATGCTACCGGTAAAGTAATGCTTTTAATCGATGGCGAACCGACTAACCAAATGGGTTACGATTTAATCAATGGTACCGTAAACATTACCGTGCCTGCTGATTTTGTCAATGCTGGTAAACGCTCCTACTATGTAATCTACGATGGTGATGATAATTATACTTCAGCTTATGATCTCAAATCATTTGAAGTAAGCAAAGCTGATCCTATGGTTATTATTGCGGTTATTCCAGATATAAATAATAAAGAACCTGATGCTGTTTCAATTTTCGTCGGCAATATCACTGGAGGCCTAACAGTTGCTAGAGCAACCGGTCAAATCTTGATTGAAGGTTACGGCCTTGCACGCTTAGAAGATCTTGAAAATGGTATCTATAATTTAGAGTTAATTGACATTGTCCCTGGAGATTATGAAATCAAGGTAACCTACTTAGGTGATGATAACTTCAACAATGCAACCAACAGTACTAAATTCACCGTACCTAAACGTGCAGCAACTGTTGAACTCACTAATGTCACTGCAAACATTCTAGGTGGACAGAACGCTACATTCACAGTTAATATGAACCCTGATTCCGCAAACGGTAATGTAACCATCTATATTAATGGTACTGAATATGCAACTGTCGTGCTTGATGACGAATACGCTAATGCAACAGTAAGCATCCCTGGTTTAGGTAAAGGCACACACACAATTGGTGTAAAATACAATGGTAACGACCATTATAACGCATCTGAAGTTGTAAACACAACCGTAACTGTTGAAAAAGCCGGTTCAAAAGTCACTATTGACCCTATTGACAACGTAACTTTCGGACACACAGTTGAAATTTCATACACAGTTGAAAATGAAACTACTGTAACATATTCTGTAGTGAATGAAAGCGGTGTTGAACAAACATATCAAATCAAAGACGGCAAACTTGTCTTATCAGGATTAAGTGTCGGCAACTACACCGTCACTATTACAAATGCTGAAAATAACATGTTTACCGGAGATTCAGCAACTGCCAAATTTACAGTATCTGAAAACCCAACATTTGATTTCAATGTCAACTTCCCAGAAAACAGTACTGATACCGTATTCTCAATCAGCGTACCTGAAGATGCTGGCGGATATTTATTAGTAGATATTGATGGCCAACATTATTACGCTCCAGTTGAAAACGGTACTGCAAGCATCAGTATTCCTGGATTGGCTCCTGGAAACTACACCGCAACCGTTTCATACACTGGCGATGGCAAATATGACAATGCAACAATAACCAAAGAAGTTACTGTACCTTCAAATCTACCTGAAGATGCATTGACTATTCCTGAAAACGGCGATACCGAAACACCTACTACCTATTCAATTAGCTTACCGGCAGATGCTACCGGTTTCCTTATAGTAGATGTTGACGGAACCAAATATGTTGCAGCTTTAGAAAACGGATCAGCTAGTGTTACCGTACCTGCTTTGTCTGAAGGCCAACACAATGTAACTGTTACTTACACTGGTGACGACAAATACTCCAGTGCTTCCAAATCAACTACTTTAAATGTCAAAAAACCTGTTTACAAGATTACAAACAACAAGAATGTTAAAGCTGTTTACTCAGCCAAAGCATACTACAAAGTTCTTGTAACCAAAGACGGTAAGGCAGTTGGTGCTGGTGAAAAAGTTACTATCAAATACAACGGCAAAACATACACCGTTAAAACAGATAGTAAAGGATACGCAACCTTGAAACTCAACACCAAAGTAAAAGTCAAAAAATACACTATCACAGCAGAGTACAAAGGTGTAAAAGTAACCAACAAGGTTACCATCAAACACGTCATCAAAGCTAAGAACAAAAAGGTCAAAAAATCCAAAAAAGTTACAAAAGTAAAAATTACCTTGAAAAAAGTCAACGGCAAAGTTCTCAAAGCCAAAAAACTTAAAGTCAAATTCAAAGGTAAAAAATACACTGTAAAAACCAACAAAAAAGGAGTTGCAACCTGGAAAGTCAAAAAATCCATGCTCAAAAAACTCAAAGTTGGTAAAAAATACAAATACAAAGTAACTTACGGAAAAGACGTTGTAACCAAAAAATTAACCATTAAAAAATAA